Proteins co-encoded in one Neofelis nebulosa isolate mNeoNeb1 chromosome 2, mNeoNeb1.pri, whole genome shotgun sequence genomic window:
- the KCNC4 gene encoding potassium voltage-gated channel subfamily C member 4 isoform X2 — translation MISSVCVSSYRGRKSGNKPPSKTCLKEEMAKGEASEKIIINVGGTRHETYRSTLRTLPGTRLAWLADPDGGGRPESDGGGAGSSGSNGGGSCEFFFDRHPGVFAYVLNYYRTGKLHCPADVCGPLFEEELTFWGIDETDVEPCCWMTYRQHRDAEEALDIFESPDGGGGGAGTGDEAGDDERELALQRLGPHEGGAGPGAGSGGCRGWQPRMWALFEDPYSSRAARVVAFASLFFILVSITTFCLETHEAFNIDRNVTEIHRVGNTTSVHFRREVETEPILTYIEGVCVLWFTLEFLVRIVCCPDTLDFVKNLLNIIDFVAILPFYLEVGLSGLSSKAARDVLGFLRVVRFVRILRIFKLTRHFVGLRVLGHTLRASTNEFLLLIIFLALGVLIFATMIYYAERIGARPSDPRGNDHTDFKNIPIGFWWAVVTMTTLGYGDMYPKTWSGMLVGALCALAGVLTIAMPVPVIVNNFGMYYSLAMAKQKLPKKRKKHVPRPPQLESPIYCKSEETSPRDSTYSDTSPPAPEEGMVERKRADSKQNGDANAVLSDEEGAGLTQPLASAPTPEERRALRRSGPRDKNKKAAACFLLSAGDYACADGSVRKETCQDALSPSYAQAEVLTLS, via the exons ATGATCAGCTCGGTGTGTGTCTCCTCCTACCGTGGGCGCAAGTCGGGGAACAAGCCTCCGTCCAAAACATGTCTGAAGGAGGAGATGGCCAAGGGCGAGGCGTCGGAGAAGATCATCATCAACGTGGGCGGCACGCGACATGAGACCTACCGCAGCACCCTGCGCACCCTACCGGGCACCCGCCTCGCCTGGCTGGCGGATCCCGACGGCGGGGGCCGGCCCGAGTCCGATGGCGGCGGTGCGGGCAGCAGCGGCAGCAACGGCGGCGGGAGCTGCGAGTTCTTCTTCGACCGGCACCCGGGCGTCTTTGCTTACGTGCTCAACTACTACCGCACCGGCAAGCTGCACTGCCCCGCCGACGTGTGTGGGCCGCTCTTCGAGGAGGAGCTCACTTTCTGGGGCATCGACGAGACCGACGTGGAGCCCTGCTGCTGGATGACCTACCGGCAGCACCGCGACGCCGAAGAGGCGCTCGATATCTTCGAGAGCCCGGACGGAGGCGGCGGTGGCGCAGGGACTGGCGATGAGGCCGGCGATGATGAGCGGGAGCTGGCCCTGCAGCGCCTGGGGCCCCATGAGGGAGGTGCAGGCCCCGGCGCGGGGTCGGGGGGCTGCCGCGGCTGGCAGCCCCGCATGTGGGCGCTCTTCGAAGATCCCTACTCCTCCCGGGCGGCCAGG GTGGTGGCCTTCGCCTCTCTCTTCTTCATCCTGGTCTCCATCACCACCTTCTGTCTGGAGACCCACGAGGCCTTCAACATTGACCGCAACGTGACAGAGATCCACCGAGTGGGGAACACGACCAGCGTGCACTTCCGGCGGGAGGTGGAGACAGAGCCCATCCTGACCTACATCGAGGGCGTGTGTGTGCTGTGGTTTACACTGGAGTTCCTGGTGCGCATCGTGTGCTGCCCTGACACGCTAGACTTCGTCAAGAACCTGCTCAACATCATCGACTTCGTGGCCATCCTGCCCTTCTACCTGGAGGTGGGGCTGAGCGGCCTGTCCTCCAAGGCAGCCCGAGACGTGCTGGGCTTCCTGCGCGTCGTGCGCTTCGTGCGCATCCTGCGCATCTTCAAGCTCACACGCCACTTCGTGGGGCTGCGCGTGCTGGGCCACACCCTGCGTGCCAGCACCAATGAGTTCCTCCTGCTCATCATCTTCCTGGCCCTGGGCGTGCTTATCTTCGCCACCATGATCTACTATGCCGAGCGCATTGGCGCCAGGCCCTCCGACCCACGGGGCAACGACCACACCGACTTCAAGAACATCCCCATTGGCTTCTGGTGGGCGGTGGTCACCATGACGACGCTGGGCTATGGGGACATGTACCCCAAGACGTGGTCGGGCATGCTGGTGGGGGCGCTGTGTGCACTGGCTGGCGTGCTCACCATCGCCATGCCCGTGCCGGTCATCGTCAACAACTTCGGCATGTACTACTCCCTGGCCATGGCCAAGCAGAAGCtgcctaaaaaaagaaagaagcacgTGCCCCGGCCACCCCAGCTTGAGTCACCCATTTACTGCAAGTCTGAGGAGACCTCGCCCCGGGACAGCACCTACAGTGATaccagcccccctgccccagaAGAGGGTATGGTTGAGAGGAAACGGGCAG ACTCCAAGCAGAACGGCGATGCCAATGCGGTGCTGTCCGATGAGGAGGGAGCTGGCCTCACCCagcccctggcctctgcccccacccctgaggAGCGCCGGGCCCTGCGACGCTCTGGCCCCCGAGACAAAAACAAGAAGGCAGCCGCCTGCTTCCTGCTCAGCGCCGGGGACTATGCCTGTGCCGATGGTAGTGTCCGGAAAG AGACCTGCCAAGACGCCCTCTCGCCCAGCTATGCCCAGGCTGAAGTCCTCACCCTCTCTTAA
- the KCNC4 gene encoding potassium voltage-gated channel subfamily C member 4 isoform X3, producing the protein MISSVCVSSYRGRKSGNKPPSKTCLKEEMAKGEASEKIIINVGGTRHETYRSTLRTLPGTRLAWLADPDGGGRPESDGGGAGSSGSNGGGSCEFFFDRHPGVFAYVLNYYRTGKLHCPADVCGPLFEEELTFWGIDETDVEPCCWMTYRQHRDAEEALDIFESPDGGGGGAGTGDEAGDDERELALQRLGPHEGGAGPGAGSGGCRGWQPRMWALFEDPYSSRAARVVAFASLFFILVSITTFCLETHEAFNIDRNVTEIHRVGNTTSVHFRREVETEPILTYIEGVCVLWFTLEFLVRIVCCPDTLDFVKNLLNIIDFVAILPFYLEVGLSGLSSKAARDVLGFLRVVRFVRILRIFKLTRHFVGLRVLGHTLRASTNEFLLLIIFLALGVLIFATMIYYAERIGARPSDPRGNDHTDFKNIPIGFWWAVVTMTTLGYGDMYPKTWSGMLVGALCALAGVLTIAMPVPVIVNNFGMYYSLAMAKQKLPKKRKKHVPRPPQLESPIYCKSEETSPRDSTYSDTSPPAPEEGMVERKRADSKQNGDANAVLSDEEGAGLTQPLASAPTPEERRALRRSGPRDKNKKAAACFLLSAGDYACADGSVRKDGNVEPKACVPVSHTCAL; encoded by the exons ATGATCAGCTCGGTGTGTGTCTCCTCCTACCGTGGGCGCAAGTCGGGGAACAAGCCTCCGTCCAAAACATGTCTGAAGGAGGAGATGGCCAAGGGCGAGGCGTCGGAGAAGATCATCATCAACGTGGGCGGCACGCGACATGAGACCTACCGCAGCACCCTGCGCACCCTACCGGGCACCCGCCTCGCCTGGCTGGCGGATCCCGACGGCGGGGGCCGGCCCGAGTCCGATGGCGGCGGTGCGGGCAGCAGCGGCAGCAACGGCGGCGGGAGCTGCGAGTTCTTCTTCGACCGGCACCCGGGCGTCTTTGCTTACGTGCTCAACTACTACCGCACCGGCAAGCTGCACTGCCCCGCCGACGTGTGTGGGCCGCTCTTCGAGGAGGAGCTCACTTTCTGGGGCATCGACGAGACCGACGTGGAGCCCTGCTGCTGGATGACCTACCGGCAGCACCGCGACGCCGAAGAGGCGCTCGATATCTTCGAGAGCCCGGACGGAGGCGGCGGTGGCGCAGGGACTGGCGATGAGGCCGGCGATGATGAGCGGGAGCTGGCCCTGCAGCGCCTGGGGCCCCATGAGGGAGGTGCAGGCCCCGGCGCGGGGTCGGGGGGCTGCCGCGGCTGGCAGCCCCGCATGTGGGCGCTCTTCGAAGATCCCTACTCCTCCCGGGCGGCCAGG GTGGTGGCCTTCGCCTCTCTCTTCTTCATCCTGGTCTCCATCACCACCTTCTGTCTGGAGACCCACGAGGCCTTCAACATTGACCGCAACGTGACAGAGATCCACCGAGTGGGGAACACGACCAGCGTGCACTTCCGGCGGGAGGTGGAGACAGAGCCCATCCTGACCTACATCGAGGGCGTGTGTGTGCTGTGGTTTACACTGGAGTTCCTGGTGCGCATCGTGTGCTGCCCTGACACGCTAGACTTCGTCAAGAACCTGCTCAACATCATCGACTTCGTGGCCATCCTGCCCTTCTACCTGGAGGTGGGGCTGAGCGGCCTGTCCTCCAAGGCAGCCCGAGACGTGCTGGGCTTCCTGCGCGTCGTGCGCTTCGTGCGCATCCTGCGCATCTTCAAGCTCACACGCCACTTCGTGGGGCTGCGCGTGCTGGGCCACACCCTGCGTGCCAGCACCAATGAGTTCCTCCTGCTCATCATCTTCCTGGCCCTGGGCGTGCTTATCTTCGCCACCATGATCTACTATGCCGAGCGCATTGGCGCCAGGCCCTCCGACCCACGGGGCAACGACCACACCGACTTCAAGAACATCCCCATTGGCTTCTGGTGGGCGGTGGTCACCATGACGACGCTGGGCTATGGGGACATGTACCCCAAGACGTGGTCGGGCATGCTGGTGGGGGCGCTGTGTGCACTGGCTGGCGTGCTCACCATCGCCATGCCCGTGCCGGTCATCGTCAACAACTTCGGCATGTACTACTCCCTGGCCATGGCCAAGCAGAAGCtgcctaaaaaaagaaagaagcacgTGCCCCGGCCACCCCAGCTTGAGTCACCCATTTACTGCAAGTCTGAGGAGACCTCGCCCCGGGACAGCACCTACAGTGATaccagcccccctgccccagaAGAGGGTATGGTTGAGAGGAAACGGGCAG ACTCCAAGCAGAACGGCGATGCCAATGCGGTGCTGTCCGATGAGGAGGGAGCTGGCCTCACCCagcccctggcctctgcccccacccctgaggAGCGCCGGGCCCTGCGACGCTCTGGCCCCCGAGACAAAAACAAGAAGGCAGCCGCCTGCTTCCTGCTCAGCGCCGGGGACTATGCCTGTGCCGATGGTAGTGTCCGGAAAG ACGGCAATGTTGAGCCGAAAGCGTGCGTCCCAGTGTCTCACACCTGTGCTCTTTAA
- the KCNC4 gene encoding potassium voltage-gated channel subfamily C member 4 isoform X1, with product MISSVCVSSYRGRKSGNKPPSKTCLKEEMAKGEASEKIIINVGGTRHETYRSTLRTLPGTRLAWLADPDGGGRPESDGGGAGSSGSNGGGSCEFFFDRHPGVFAYVLNYYRTGKLHCPADVCGPLFEEELTFWGIDETDVEPCCWMTYRQHRDAEEALDIFESPDGGGGGAGTGDEAGDDERELALQRLGPHEGGAGPGAGSGGCRGWQPRMWALFEDPYSSRAARVVAFASLFFILVSITTFCLETHEAFNIDRNVTEIHRVGNTTSVHFRREVETEPILTYIEGVCVLWFTLEFLVRIVCCPDTLDFVKNLLNIIDFVAILPFYLEVGLSGLSSKAARDVLGFLRVVRFVRILRIFKLTRHFVGLRVLGHTLRASTNEFLLLIIFLALGVLIFATMIYYAERIGARPSDPRGNDHTDFKNIPIGFWWAVVTMTTLGYGDMYPKTWSGMLVGALCALAGVLTIAMPVPVIVNNFGMYYSLAMAKQKLPKKRKKHVPRPPQLESPIYCKSEETSPRDSTYSDTSPPAPEEGMVERKRADSKQNGDANAVLSDEEGAGLTQPLASAPTPEERRALRRSGPRDKNKKAAACFLLSAGDYACADGSVRKGCAKSRSLNNIAGAAGTSLGLSPLASRYSSPYPPRKLPLSHPFHPLTSPPPGHPAP from the exons ATGATCAGCTCGGTGTGTGTCTCCTCCTACCGTGGGCGCAAGTCGGGGAACAAGCCTCCGTCCAAAACATGTCTGAAGGAGGAGATGGCCAAGGGCGAGGCGTCGGAGAAGATCATCATCAACGTGGGCGGCACGCGACATGAGACCTACCGCAGCACCCTGCGCACCCTACCGGGCACCCGCCTCGCCTGGCTGGCGGATCCCGACGGCGGGGGCCGGCCCGAGTCCGATGGCGGCGGTGCGGGCAGCAGCGGCAGCAACGGCGGCGGGAGCTGCGAGTTCTTCTTCGACCGGCACCCGGGCGTCTTTGCTTACGTGCTCAACTACTACCGCACCGGCAAGCTGCACTGCCCCGCCGACGTGTGTGGGCCGCTCTTCGAGGAGGAGCTCACTTTCTGGGGCATCGACGAGACCGACGTGGAGCCCTGCTGCTGGATGACCTACCGGCAGCACCGCGACGCCGAAGAGGCGCTCGATATCTTCGAGAGCCCGGACGGAGGCGGCGGTGGCGCAGGGACTGGCGATGAGGCCGGCGATGATGAGCGGGAGCTGGCCCTGCAGCGCCTGGGGCCCCATGAGGGAGGTGCAGGCCCCGGCGCGGGGTCGGGGGGCTGCCGCGGCTGGCAGCCCCGCATGTGGGCGCTCTTCGAAGATCCCTACTCCTCCCGGGCGGCCAGG GTGGTGGCCTTCGCCTCTCTCTTCTTCATCCTGGTCTCCATCACCACCTTCTGTCTGGAGACCCACGAGGCCTTCAACATTGACCGCAACGTGACAGAGATCCACCGAGTGGGGAACACGACCAGCGTGCACTTCCGGCGGGAGGTGGAGACAGAGCCCATCCTGACCTACATCGAGGGCGTGTGTGTGCTGTGGTTTACACTGGAGTTCCTGGTGCGCATCGTGTGCTGCCCTGACACGCTAGACTTCGTCAAGAACCTGCTCAACATCATCGACTTCGTGGCCATCCTGCCCTTCTACCTGGAGGTGGGGCTGAGCGGCCTGTCCTCCAAGGCAGCCCGAGACGTGCTGGGCTTCCTGCGCGTCGTGCGCTTCGTGCGCATCCTGCGCATCTTCAAGCTCACACGCCACTTCGTGGGGCTGCGCGTGCTGGGCCACACCCTGCGTGCCAGCACCAATGAGTTCCTCCTGCTCATCATCTTCCTGGCCCTGGGCGTGCTTATCTTCGCCACCATGATCTACTATGCCGAGCGCATTGGCGCCAGGCCCTCCGACCCACGGGGCAACGACCACACCGACTTCAAGAACATCCCCATTGGCTTCTGGTGGGCGGTGGTCACCATGACGACGCTGGGCTATGGGGACATGTACCCCAAGACGTGGTCGGGCATGCTGGTGGGGGCGCTGTGTGCACTGGCTGGCGTGCTCACCATCGCCATGCCCGTGCCGGTCATCGTCAACAACTTCGGCATGTACTACTCCCTGGCCATGGCCAAGCAGAAGCtgcctaaaaaaagaaagaagcacgTGCCCCGGCCACCCCAGCTTGAGTCACCCATTTACTGCAAGTCTGAGGAGACCTCGCCCCGGGACAGCACCTACAGTGATaccagcccccctgccccagaAGAGGGTATGGTTGAGAGGAAACGGGCAG ACTCCAAGCAGAACGGCGATGCCAATGCGGTGCTGTCCGATGAGGAGGGAGCTGGCCTCACCCagcccctggcctctgcccccacccctgaggAGCGCCGGGCCCTGCGACGCTCTGGCCCCCGAGACAAAAACAAGAAGGCAGCCGCCTGCTTCCTGCTCAGCGCCGGGGACTATGCCTGTGCCGATGGTAGTGTCCGGAAAG GCTGCGCAAAGTCCCGGAGTCTAAACAACATAGCTGGAGCAGCTGGAACCAGTCTGGGGCTGTCTCCACTGGCATCAAGATACAGCTCACCCTACCCTCCAAGAAAGCTCCCGCTCTCCCACCCCTTCCACCCTCTCACCAGCCCTCCACCTGGACACCCGGCCCCTTAG
- the KCNC4 gene encoding potassium voltage-gated channel subfamily C member 4 isoform X4: MISSVCVSSYRGRKSGNKPPSKTCLKEEMAKGEASEKIIINVGGTRHETYRSTLRTLPGTRLAWLADPDGGGRPESDGGGAGSSGSNGGGSCEFFFDRHPGVFAYVLNYYRTGKLHCPADVCGPLFEEELTFWGIDETDVEPCCWMTYRQHRDAEEALDIFESPDGGGGGAGTGDEAGDDERELALQRLGPHEGGAGPGAGSGGCRGWQPRMWALFEDPYSSRAARVVAFASLFFILVSITTFCLETHEAFNIDRNVTEIHRVGNTTSVHFRREVETEPILTYIEGVCVLWFTLEFLVRIVCCPDTLDFVKNLLNIIDFVAILPFYLEVGLSGLSSKAARDVLGFLRVVRFVRILRIFKLTRHFVGLRVLGHTLRASTNEFLLLIIFLALGVLIFATMIYYAERIGARPSDPRGNDHTDFKNIPIGFWWAVVTMTTLGYGDMYPKTWSGMLVGALCALAGVLTIAMPVPVIVNNFGMYYSLAMAKQKLPKKRKKHVPRPPQLESPIYCKSEETSPRDSTYSDTSPPAPEEGMVERKRADSKQNGDANAVLSDEEGAGLTQPLASAPTPEERRALRRSGPRDKNKKAAACFLLSAGDYACADGSVRKGLQEAK; the protein is encoded by the exons ATGATCAGCTCGGTGTGTGTCTCCTCCTACCGTGGGCGCAAGTCGGGGAACAAGCCTCCGTCCAAAACATGTCTGAAGGAGGAGATGGCCAAGGGCGAGGCGTCGGAGAAGATCATCATCAACGTGGGCGGCACGCGACATGAGACCTACCGCAGCACCCTGCGCACCCTACCGGGCACCCGCCTCGCCTGGCTGGCGGATCCCGACGGCGGGGGCCGGCCCGAGTCCGATGGCGGCGGTGCGGGCAGCAGCGGCAGCAACGGCGGCGGGAGCTGCGAGTTCTTCTTCGACCGGCACCCGGGCGTCTTTGCTTACGTGCTCAACTACTACCGCACCGGCAAGCTGCACTGCCCCGCCGACGTGTGTGGGCCGCTCTTCGAGGAGGAGCTCACTTTCTGGGGCATCGACGAGACCGACGTGGAGCCCTGCTGCTGGATGACCTACCGGCAGCACCGCGACGCCGAAGAGGCGCTCGATATCTTCGAGAGCCCGGACGGAGGCGGCGGTGGCGCAGGGACTGGCGATGAGGCCGGCGATGATGAGCGGGAGCTGGCCCTGCAGCGCCTGGGGCCCCATGAGGGAGGTGCAGGCCCCGGCGCGGGGTCGGGGGGCTGCCGCGGCTGGCAGCCCCGCATGTGGGCGCTCTTCGAAGATCCCTACTCCTCCCGGGCGGCCAGG GTGGTGGCCTTCGCCTCTCTCTTCTTCATCCTGGTCTCCATCACCACCTTCTGTCTGGAGACCCACGAGGCCTTCAACATTGACCGCAACGTGACAGAGATCCACCGAGTGGGGAACACGACCAGCGTGCACTTCCGGCGGGAGGTGGAGACAGAGCCCATCCTGACCTACATCGAGGGCGTGTGTGTGCTGTGGTTTACACTGGAGTTCCTGGTGCGCATCGTGTGCTGCCCTGACACGCTAGACTTCGTCAAGAACCTGCTCAACATCATCGACTTCGTGGCCATCCTGCCCTTCTACCTGGAGGTGGGGCTGAGCGGCCTGTCCTCCAAGGCAGCCCGAGACGTGCTGGGCTTCCTGCGCGTCGTGCGCTTCGTGCGCATCCTGCGCATCTTCAAGCTCACACGCCACTTCGTGGGGCTGCGCGTGCTGGGCCACACCCTGCGTGCCAGCACCAATGAGTTCCTCCTGCTCATCATCTTCCTGGCCCTGGGCGTGCTTATCTTCGCCACCATGATCTACTATGCCGAGCGCATTGGCGCCAGGCCCTCCGACCCACGGGGCAACGACCACACCGACTTCAAGAACATCCCCATTGGCTTCTGGTGGGCGGTGGTCACCATGACGACGCTGGGCTATGGGGACATGTACCCCAAGACGTGGTCGGGCATGCTGGTGGGGGCGCTGTGTGCACTGGCTGGCGTGCTCACCATCGCCATGCCCGTGCCGGTCATCGTCAACAACTTCGGCATGTACTACTCCCTGGCCATGGCCAAGCAGAAGCtgcctaaaaaaagaaagaagcacgTGCCCCGGCCACCCCAGCTTGAGTCACCCATTTACTGCAAGTCTGAGGAGACCTCGCCCCGGGACAGCACCTACAGTGATaccagcccccctgccccagaAGAGGGTATGGTTGAGAGGAAACGGGCAG ACTCCAAGCAGAACGGCGATGCCAATGCGGTGCTGTCCGATGAGGAGGGAGCTGGCCTCACCCagcccctggcctctgcccccacccctgaggAGCGCCGGGCCCTGCGACGCTCTGGCCCCCGAGACAAAAACAAGAAGGCAGCCGCCTGCTTCCTGCTCAGCGCCGGGGACTATGCCTGTGCCGATGGTAGTGTCCGGAAAG